The Pan paniscus chromosome 22, NHGRI_mPanPan1-v2.0_pri, whole genome shotgun sequence genome has a segment encoding these proteins:
- the LOC100995842 gene encoding keratin-associated protein 7-1, protein MTRYFCCGSYFPGYPIYGTNFHGTFRATPLNCVVPLGSPLNYGCGCNGYSSLGYSFGGSNINNLGGCYGGSFYRPWGSGSGFGYSTY, encoded by the coding sequence ATGACTCGTTACTTCTGCTGTGGAAGCTACTTCCCAGGATACCCTATCTATGGGACCAACTTCCACGGGACCTTCAGAGCCACCCCCTTGAACTGTGTTGTGCCTCTGGGCTCTCCCCTGAACTATGGCTGTGGATGCAATGGCTACAGCTCCCTGGGCTACAGCTTTGGTGGTAGCAACATCAACAACCTGGGCGGCTGCTATGGTGGTAGCTTCTACAGGCCATGGGGCTCTGGCTCTGGCTTTGGCTACAGCACCTACTGA